cttCTTTTTAGTAACTGTTGTGCAACtgcaatgcaaaataaaactAGGGAATGACTGATGTACAATTTTTGCTCCTAAGTTTACATATCCCTTGCAGAATCTGTAAAACATTAAACGTTTACACACATTTGGTACTTAATATTGTGTGCTGCCTCTTGAAACATCAACGACTGCTTGCTGAATTTTGTAGCCGGTTGTGTATGATATTGTGTTGTACCAGCTACGACTTTGAGGGCTGCTTAAAATTCTGCCATGCCATGTAAGTGGTGCTTATCATCTGATGTGTGATCAGCAACCGCCTCCCAATTATCCTGATTGGCAAAGCTGGATCTAAACATTATTGAGTTACAATAGGAGAGAACACAACAGTGCAGAATACTCAACAAACCCTAAGAACTTCAAGTAACTGGAGGCTTTATGTCAAGAAACATggacacacatgaacacacatgcacgcactgcTTAGAACTAACAAATAGTTTTACCAGTAAATGTCCAAAATGCCATTTTTATTAATTCACTTATTTTTGAAATAGTCATAAACATCTTGCAGTATCTGCAAGGGAAGTGTAAACCTATGAGCAGAACTTTAAAATGGGAAATGAAATCAAATTATCTTTTTTCCCCTTTAGATTCACTCATGTGAGAAAGATGATGGCATCAAGTGGGTGGCTGGTTTCAGTTTATCTTATATGTTTCCTCCCATCTAATATTCTGGCCATTGAGAGAGTTGTAGTGATTTATTCATCTCAGAACCTGTCCTCGGTTCCcaatgacctcaagtcatcaacAGAGGATTTAGATCTGTCCCTGAATTACATCAAGGTGTTGAGGAGCCAAGACTTCAGCAAAACCCCTAGACTCCATTTCCTAAATCTGTCCTGGAATATACTGGAGGATATAGACAGTGACACGCTTACCTTGACCCCTGCTTTGGAAATTTTGGACTTGTCACACAACAGACTCCAAAACCTCTCCAATCAGCTGTACTTGCTTCATGCAGGTAATCTGCAGTTCTTGGACCTGTCGTCCAACATGTTTTCTGTTATGGCACTAGGGAGGGAATTTTCTACCCTCAAAAACCTGCAGTGGTTGGGCCTGAGTGCGCAATCAATCCGTAGTGAAGACTTTGCCAACATCGCCAATCTTACTCTCAAAACCTTCTTTATTAATGTTGGCGAGACAAAGACCTATGAGGAGAGCAGTCTACTGGGTGTAAATGCAGATAAGGCAGTTATTGCTCTGTCCAAAAGGAAGCTTGATTATGCAATCGCTGCCAATGCCTACGCAACATTTCAAAAGCTGGAATTCACTGAAGTTGACAGCGAGATGAAGTTCCTCCAGCCGCCGTACCAGCAAGGAACCATACGCACTGTTAACCTGGAATTCTCCAAGGTGATTAGCACCTGGAAAGAGTTGACAAGTTGTATTAATACAGTGTTGATGTCTTCAATTCAACAGCTTTCTTTATCAGACATTACCATCACTAACATGATGAACGGTAAGCCTGTGTTCCAGGGAAACGGATTAGATTTATTTTCAGTAAGAAATGCGTCAGTTACTGTATTCCTCTTCAACCAAGAGGACCTCTATGACTTCTTAATAAACATAACGTCAAGGAATCTCAGCCTTACACAAACGCCCATTGTCCATATGACCTGTCCAAAGGCTGTTAGCAAGATCGAGGCTATAGATTTATCCGATTGTGCCCTTACAGAAAACATATTCTCTCTCGGTCCAGATAACGAATGCAGTACACTGACAAACCTTGAAATGTTGGTTCTGAGGGGCAATAATCTCAGAAATCTTAGACCACTGACTTTAAGAATTCATCTCATGAACTCACTGAAATATGTTGACTTTAGCCAGAATACACTTACCTATGCAGAGGAACAGGGCAGGTGTGTCTGGCCTTCCCAACTATTCCATGTGGATTTATCATCCAATGTGTTTGACCACAATGTGTTTAAGTGTTTGCCAAGGTCCATAAGAATCCTTAACCTCCTCAATAACCATGTCACCACAGTACCTGCAGATACACCTCTTTTGTACAAGTTGAGCATTCTGGACCTAACGGGAATCGCTTATTGGACCTTCCCACCTGTCAAACATTCCCAAACCTGCAGAAGCTCTTGGTAAGATCAAACTCCATCCACTCACCTTTACCAGGAGTCCTGAAGACTTGTCCACAACTTCAAGCTCTGGATGCAAGTCACAACCCCTTCATCTGCACTTGTGCTTTGCGTGAATTCTCAGGCCTCATCAATGCCAAAGCTACGCAGCATGGAAGAGGGAATCCTGGCCTGATTCTAGGGCACTGGCCGGACAGCTACCTATGCAGTTATCCAGAATCCTGGAGAAATACCACTTTAAAAGACTTCTACCTCCCAGAGATCTCTTGCAATGCCTGGATTCTGGCCATTACTATTTTGATCCCAACTATCACTTTGGTAATTGTTGTCTGCCTTCTTTGCCATCAGTTGGATGCCCCGTGGTACCTCAAGATGATATGGAAATGGACCCGAGCCAAGCACCATGCAATAACATCTCAAGAAAGAGCAGAGGACATGGAAGGGGTGTGCTTCCATGGTTTCGTATCATACAGCCAGAAGAATGCTGAGTGGGTAAAGGGTCAACTATTGCCCAAACTTGAGGGCGAGGACCCGACCACAATCCACAATGGGTTGCGACTGTGCCACCATGAACGGGACTTCATCCCGGGTAAGACAATCGTCCAGAACATTCTGCGTTGCATTGAGCAGAGTAGAAGATGTGTCTTCGTGCTGTCATCTCAATTCGTCCAGAGTGAATGGTGCCATTACGAGCTCTATTTCGCCAATCACCAGAGGGTAACTCGAGGGTTGGACAGCATCATTCTTATTCTGCTGGAACCTCTGCCAGTATATCTTATTCCCTCCAAGTACCACCAGCTCAAGGCCATGATGTCCAGACGTACATACCTAGAGTGGCCACAGGAAGGCACCAAACAGAAACTGTTTTGGGCAAACCTCAGAGCAGTTCTGCAGGCCGACCTTCCCATACCACCAGAGACAGAAGTGGAGTGAGGAAAGAGAAAGATAGAAACAGGGTTCCCAAggatctttttgtttttgtttgtttgttttttttattgaaggaaGAACAGAGTGACGTATCACATACAGAAAAAGTTAACAATGCTCCTTGTTTTTACAATATCCCCCTTTTCCACAACCCACCCAGTGaacaaagaaaggaaaaaagaaaaaatatataaactataataataataataagatatataaacaatgtatatgtaaaaaaaaaagaaaaaaaaaagggaaaatccaaaatgaaaaaaaaaacagagtctCAAGGTTGTTATATTACAAACAGTGAGGAAATAATTGACATCATTGTTAGCCCATTGTGTTGATTTGCGTTATCCGTTCCACTGTGCACGGGCCTTTTAATAACAatattagttttagtttttgggAAGAGTTACGTCCTTTTCAAAATATGAAATCATTGGGGTCCATACTGAATAAAAGCGTTTGGTGGATCCTCTAAGAGCACCACAGCATCACATCACTAAGCCAGAGTGAAACTAAAGGTGGTTTACTTGATTTCCAATCAAGTAATATTCTTATCCGAGCCAAAAGACATGCAAAAGCGCATGCATCTTGACTATTTTTGGACATGACCACACCTTGTACAGGTACTCCAAAGATAGCCATCTCAAAACTAGGCCTGATATCCTTAATATCTGCCTCAGGcaaaattttaaatataactGTCCAATAATCCAGCAGTCTGGGACAAGACCAAAACATATGAGCAAGGTCTGCTTTAGCAGAACAACAAGCTCACATGTATCATCTACATTTGTGTATATCTTGGACAGCCTAACCTTGCTGTAATGAAGTCTATGAAGGACCTTGAACTGGATTAAACCCAAGCGAGTACAGGAGGTTGTTCCATTCACTCTAAATAATGCATTATTCCATGTTTCATCTGATATATCCACTGCCAAATCCTTTGTCCATTCTGCACGGATTTTGTCtagattaatattttttattgacaTTAAAGTATTATATACTTTAGAAATTACACCTTTCGAATGTAAGGGAGTGTTTAAAATTTCATCCAATCCTGTACTGGGAGGAATGCTTGGATATATGGGACAATGATTTTGGATTAGATGACGAACTTGAAAATATCTAAACAGATGTGATCTTGGCAGATTATATTTTGAGGAGAGATTGGAAAAAGTGGCAAAAAAATCATCAATAAAAAGATCGCTAAATTTGACAAGACCTGCCTGTTGCCATTGACTGAAGACTGAGTCCATTTGAGCTGGAAGGAATAGGTGGTTCTTGCATATAGGGCTGGTCATGGAGAAGTTTTTGAAACCAAAACATTGTCTAAATTGGAACCAAATCTTGAGAGTATTTGTGACAACTGGGCATTGAGTATATAGTGAAATACAAAGGGGCAATTTAGATAAAGCTAAAGCAGGAAGGGATGATGAAGTACAAGAGTTTGCTTCTGAAATACACCAGACATCTTTGGGGTTCTGaagccaataaagtacttttgagATATTTGCAGCCCAATAATAATACCTGAAATTAGGAAGCTTAATCCGCCTTGAGATTTCTGTCTTTGGAGAAATTCCTTCCTAATCCTAGGTGTTTTTCCACCCCATATAAATGATGAAATAAGACTGTCTAAGTTCTGAAAAAGgattttgttaaaaatattgGAATGCACTGAAAAAGTACAAGAACCTTGGTAAGatgttcatttttacacaatTAATTCTACCTGCAAGAGAGAGAAAtagcaaattacattttttgaggTCTAGCTTTAACTTGTCGATTAGAGGAGCAAAGATCTCTTTGTAAAGGTTAGGGAATCCCTTTGTGATGTTTATCCCTAGATATCTAAAACCTGATATAGACAATTGAAAAGGTATATCGGTATTCGAGATATGGAGGTCCTTACTATTTATGGGGAAACAAACACTTTTCGAAAAATTCAGTTTATAGCCTGAGAAAGTTCCAAATTGTTTCAATATTTTTACTACCTGTGGAATACCCAAGATCAGATCTGAAATATACAACAGCATATCATCGGCATATAAGGATACTCTATGTTCTATGCCCATACTGCTAATACCagtaaaatgctgtgaatgtctTAATGCTATAGATAGGGGCTCGATGGCTAAAGTAAAAAGTAAAGGGCTAAGAAGGCATCCTTGTCTTGTACCCTGTGATAGGGGAAAATACTTTGAACATACTCTATTTGTAATTACAGATGCTTTAGGGAAAGgtataataaattaatcaatgaGAGAAGAGATGTACCAAATCCAAATCTTTCCAGCACAAAGAATAAATATTTCCACTCCACCCTATCgaatgctttttcagcatctaaCGCGATGACTACCTGAGGGACAGGGTCCTGAGAAGATTTAGACGAGTGTATTACCCCTAACAATCTCCGGATATTACTAAAAGAGTGACGACCTCTGACAAAACCGGTTTGGTCTTTTGAAATCAAGTTCTCTATTACTGTGTCTAAACGTAAAGCAAGGATTTTTGCCAAAATTTTTACATCTGAGTTTAAGAGAGAGATTGGCCTGTAAGAGTTACATTTCAGGGGATCCTTTCCAAGTTTTAGTAAAAGTATAATGTTTGCTTCATTCAAGGTTTGTGGCAAGCTACCCTTTTCCAACGAGTCCTCAAACATATCAAGAAGAATAGGGGCTAATTTATATGCACAGTTTTTGTAAAAGTCTATTGGATAGTCATCAGGACCAGGAGTTTTTTTGCTCTGCATTAATGTGATCGAGTTTAAAATTTCTTCTATTTGTATGGGCTGATCTAAATAATTTTTCTGCACAGAATTGAGGGTGggtatgcttatattatttaaaaattacaaaatttcaGTGTAAGATTCAGGGCTTTCAGAAGTATACAAATTTGAGAAGTAGTTCTTAAAAGTGGTATTAATTTCAATTGGATTAACTATTAAACCATTGTTACCGTTTCAAATTTGAGGTATAAGTTGAGAAGCAGCTTTAGATTTTAACTGGTGGGCTAGAAGTCGTCCTGCTTTTTCTCCATGTTCATATATATAACCTTTAGAACGTGATAAATACCATTCAGTTTTATTTGTTGATAACAGATTGTACTGAACTTGAAGGTTCAACCTTTCTTCATATAGCTCAGGTGAGGGAGACATAGAATTGAGGTAATCTACCCTTCTTATAGAATCAATTAAATCGTCCA
This region of Xyrauchen texanus isolate HMW12.3.18 chromosome 23, RBS_HiC_50CHRs, whole genome shotgun sequence genomic DNA includes:
- the LOC127617284 gene encoding LOW QUALITY PROTEIN: toll-like receptor 1 (The sequence of the model RefSeq protein was modified relative to this genomic sequence to represent the inferred CDS: inserted 1 base in 1 codon), which codes for MMASSGWLVSVYLICFLPSNILAIERVVVIYSSQNLSSVPNDLKSSTEDLDLSLNYIKVLRSQDFSKTPRLHFLNLSWNILEDIDSDTLTLTPALEILDLSHNRLQNLSNQLYLLHAGNLQFLDLSSNMFSVMALGREFSTLKNLQWLGLSAQSIRSEDFANIANLTLKTFFINVGETKTYEESSLLGVNADKAVIALSKRKLDYAIAANAYATFQKLEFTEVDSEMKFLQPPYQQGTIRTVNLEFSKVISTWKELTSCINTVLMSSIQQLSLSDITITNMMNGKPVFQGNGLDLFSVRNASVTVFLFNQEDLYDFLINITSRNLSLTQTPIVHMTCPKAVSKIEAIDLSDCALTENIFSLGPDNECSTLTNLEMLVLRGNNLRNLRPLTLRIHLMNSLKYVDFSQNTLTYAEEQGRCVWPSQLFHVDLSSNVFDHNVFKCLPRSIRILNLLNNHVTTVPADTPLLYKLSILDXNGNRLLDLPTCQTFPNLQKLLVRSNSIHSPLPGVLKTCPQLQALDASHNPFICTCALREFSGLINAKATQHGRGNPGLILGHWPDSYLCSYPESWRNTTLKDFYLPEISCNAWILAITILIPTITLVIVVCLLCHQLDAPWYLKMIWKWTRAKHHAITSQERAEDMEGVCFHGFVSYSQKNAEWVKGQLLPKLEGEDPTTIHNGLRLCHHERDFIPGKTIVQNILRCIEQSRRCVFVLSSQFVQSEWCHYELYFANHQRVTRGLDSIILILLEPLPVYLIPSKYHQLKAMMSRRTYLEWPQEGTKQKLFWANLRAVLQADLPIPPETEVE